The following proteins are co-located in the Pyrobaculum calidifontis JCM 11548 genome:
- a CDS encoding 3,4-dihydroxy-2-butanone-4-phosphate synthase: MIEEALKALRQGRLVMIYDGDGREAEVDYVVRADAVTPDLVHWLRKNAGGLLCFATTYQVGKALGLDFLSDLYKAKGFQTKAPYGDDPAFMGYVNHVKTKTGVRDVDKAVTINELARVVSLALKDPERAREEFVNNFYLPGHVPVLGGRIGARWGHTELSLILAQAAGLPPAVVIIEALGDSREAMSLAEAKRLADALGIPLLTGEEVKALA, from the coding sequence ATGATCGAAGAGGCCTTAAAGGCGCTTAGACAGGGGCGGCTCGTCATGATCTACGACGGCGATGGAAGAGAGGCTGAGGTGGACTACGTGGTTAGGGCAGACGCCGTCACTCCAGACCTCGTGCACTGGCTTAGAAAAAACGCCGGGGGGCTCCTATGCTTTGCCACTACGTACCAGGTGGGAAAGGCGCTCGGCCTAGACTTCTTAAGCGACTTGTACAAGGCCAAGGGCTTTCAGACAAAGGCGCCGTATGGAGACGACCCCGCTTTTATGGGATATGTAAACCACGTGAAGACCAAGACGGGGGTTAGAGACGTGGACAAGGCGGTGACTATAAACGAGCTGGCGAGAGTGGTGTCGCTCGCGTTGAAAGACCCGGAGCGGGCGAGGGAGGAGTTTGTAAACAACTTCTACCTCCCAGGCCACGTCCCAGTCCTAGGCGGCAGAATAGGCGCCAGGTGGGGCCACACGGAGCTCTCCCTAATTCTCGCACAGGCGGCCGGCCTCCCCCCAGCTGTGGTCATAATTGAAGCGCTCGGCGACAGTAGAGAGGCCATGTCCCTCGCCGAGGCCAAGAGACTTGCCGACGCGTTGGGCATACCCCTCCTCACCGGCGAGGAGGTCAAAGCCTTAGCTTAA
- a CDS encoding creatininase family protein: MLCLLPVGSYEQHGPHLPPTVDAEVALYVAKRLAEVTNGVVLPAVYYTCSAEHQGFPRTISVKCATFIQYLEDLLRSAANTCERVVVVVGHGGVAEVVTLVAQQLNYELGPRFLPLPVWRYVKVRDHAGTDETSVYLAIGGAVGKMEEVCEGDVSLFGVMRVSAFSKTGVVGCLRPAEVSAERGRALLEEGISQMAKKIAEFIRISSQPPRAP; the protein is encoded by the coding sequence ATGCTTTGCCTACTTCCGGTGGGCTCCTACGAACAACACGGCCCCCACCTGCCCCCCACCGTAGACGCCGAGGTCGCCCTGTATGTGGCAAAGAGGCTTGCGGAAGTTACAAACGGCGTGGTACTGCCGGCGGTGTACTACACCTGTAGCGCAGAGCACCAAGGCTTCCCCCGCACAATTTCGGTCAAGTGCGCGACCTTTATCCAGTACCTCGAGGATCTGTTGAGGTCTGCCGCCAACACGTGTGAGAGGGTGGTGGTCGTGGTGGGCCATGGAGGAGTGGCGGAGGTCGTCACGCTCGTGGCACAGCAGCTAAACTACGAGCTTGGGCCAAGGTTCCTCCCCCTGCCAGTGTGGCGCTATGTAAAAGTCCGCGACCACGCGGGCACAGACGAGACCAGCGTGTACTTGGCGATAGGCGGCGCTGTTGGCAAAATGGAGGAGGTGTGCGAGGGGGATGTGTCCCTATTCGGCGTTATGAGGGTCTCCGCGTTCTCTAAGACGGGGGTTGTGGGGTGCCTCCGCCCGGCAGAGGTCTCCGCCGAGCGAGGCAGGGCTTTGCTGGAGGAGGGGATAAGCCAAATGGCTAAAAAAATTGCCGAATTTATTCGCATTTCTTCACAGCCTCCACGAGCTCCCTAA
- a CDS encoding DNA topoisomerase — MKLIVAEKRSVAKAIAQFLGGSYRAQRVYGVPAYFFNYGGEAVSLGLMGHIMDFDFAARENVWTWIPPEQLFHATPLLVIRDEAAQYVKALQSLARRADEVYLALDADVEGEAIAYEAAIAVRAVNRRARLYRVKFNAVTPKDIRAAFQKPDTLNLKLVEKVFTRMQIDLTLGAVFTRALTLSVRNSLEKGQFLSYGPCQTPVLGIVVNRELERINFKPEKYYVIKAVVDIGGHRVEMGSEVRYKTRAEAEAAASLIKRGVVKAAVYRPHKVEPPEPLETVELERRASRWLGINSKKTLDVAEELYRAGYISYPRTETTIYPPSLDLREVLQELAKGEHGEYARGLLKAGFRPTRGDSDDGAHPPIYPTKGATKDELYRRFGKAAAYAWPIYDFVVRHFLATLSPPAVVEKQKIVVSFGKIELEAEGQRTLDEGYWRIYPWERQAEKPLPVVKPGEAAYAVKVSVVERETQPPPPMTESELLALMKKYGIGTDATMQDHIHTNVKRGYMRLQKGKCTPTPLGMALATALFQYVPELIEPTVRAKIERALNSIVRDGVPPAKLAAEVKAEFAKYFEKLQQHRREIKEALEKALNSSP; from the coding sequence GTGAAACTCATCGTCGCCGAGAAGCGGTCGGTGGCTAAGGCAATAGCCCAGTTCCTCGGCGGAAGCTACAGAGCCCAAAGGGTCTACGGCGTCCCAGCGTACTTCTTCAACTACGGCGGCGAGGCCGTCAGCCTGGGCCTCATGGGCCACATCATGGACTTCGACTTCGCGGCGCGTGAAAACGTGTGGACTTGGATACCCCCCGAGCAACTCTTTCACGCCACTCCGCTCCTCGTCATACGCGACGAGGCGGCGCAGTACGTCAAGGCGCTTCAGTCCCTCGCACGAAGGGCAGACGAGGTTTACCTCGCCCTAGACGCCGACGTGGAGGGAGAGGCTATAGCCTACGAGGCCGCCATAGCCGTGAGGGCAGTCAACAGGAGAGCCAGGCTGTACCGAGTGAAATTTAACGCAGTTACGCCGAAGGACATAAGAGCCGCCTTTCAAAAGCCCGACACACTAAACCTCAAGCTAGTGGAGAAGGTATTTACCAGGATGCAGATAGACCTCACCCTAGGCGCCGTCTTCACAAGGGCGCTGACGCTCTCCGTGAGAAACTCGCTGGAGAAGGGGCAGTTTCTAAGCTACGGCCCCTGCCAGACGCCGGTGCTCGGCATTGTGGTCAACAGAGAGCTAGAGCGGATAAACTTCAAGCCGGAGAAGTACTACGTAATAAAAGCCGTGGTGGACATAGGGGGCCACCGGGTGGAAATGGGCTCAGAAGTTAGGTATAAGACTAGGGCTGAGGCAGAGGCCGCCGCCTCTCTAATTAAGCGCGGCGTCGTAAAAGCGGCGGTGTACAGGCCACACAAGGTGGAGCCCCCAGAGCCTCTGGAGACTGTGGAGCTGGAGCGGAGAGCCAGCCGGTGGCTTGGAATAAACTCGAAAAAGACGCTTGACGTGGCCGAGGAGCTCTACCGCGCCGGCTATATCTCATACCCAAGAACTGAGACAACCATATACCCCCCGAGCCTAGACCTGCGGGAGGTCCTACAAGAGCTCGCCAAGGGAGAACACGGGGAGTACGCCAGGGGGCTACTCAAGGCCGGGTTTAGGCCCACGAGGGGCGACTCAGACGACGGCGCCCACCCGCCCATATACCCCACCAAGGGGGCCACCAAAGACGAGTTGTACAGACGGTTTGGAAAAGCCGCGGCATACGCGTGGCCCATATACGACTTCGTAGTCCGCCACTTCCTAGCCACCCTAAGCCCCCCCGCCGTGGTGGAAAAACAGAAGATAGTGGTCTCCTTTGGCAAAATTGAGCTAGAGGCAGAGGGGCAGAGAACGCTGGACGAGGGGTACTGGCGCATCTACCCCTGGGAGAGGCAGGCGGAAAAGCCGCTTCCAGTGGTAAAGCCAGGCGAGGCGGCGTACGCGGTCAAGGTCTCCGTAGTGGAGAGGGAGACCCAGCCACCGCCCCCAATGACTGAGTCGGAGCTCCTCGCGCTCATGAAGAAGTACGGCATAGGCACAGATGCCACAATGCAAGACCACATTCACACAAACGTCAAGAGGGGCTACATGAGGCTACAGAAAGGCAAGTGTACGCCAACGCCGCTGGGGATGGCCCTGGCCACCGCCCTCTTCCAATACGTCCCAGAGCTCATTGAGCCGACCGTCAGGGCCAAGATAGAGCGCGCACTGAACTCAATAGTCCGAGACGGAGTGCCCCCGGCAAAGCTGGCGGCTGAGGTAAAGGCAGAGTTCGCCAAATACTTTGAAAAACTACAGCAACATCGGAGGGAGATAAAAGAAGCCCTTGAAAAAGCTTTAAACTCTAGTCCATGA
- a CDS encoding ribose-phosphate diphosphokinase, which yields MHILTFQNALDIAEHFEGLGKVVQVEERTFPDGEVLVRVPEAGPVVVLVARLYPGVNDSVFKLFLALDALNDMGVGRVVVVAPYLPYARQDRRFRPGEPISAKALLKTLANLSVGALVAVDLHKPYIADYVPRVAVRNVYPAEEFAERLKGVDAVVSPDFGSLHRAEAVARILGVPYTYFEKYRDRETGAITLMPRRDLELRGARVAIVDDILSTGGTLVDACKAARTLGASEVYAAVTHCQLLKDAREKAKSCVDRLICTDSILNEFAEVKVGPLLRREVEKLL from the coding sequence ATGCACATACTTACGTTCCAGAACGCCCTCGACATAGCCGAGCATTTTGAGGGGCTGGGGAAAGTTGTGCAGGTGGAGGAGAGGACTTTTCCCGATGGGGAGGTTTTGGTGAGAGTGCCCGAGGCTGGGCCTGTGGTTGTTCTCGTCGCTAGGCTGTACCCCGGCGTAAATGACAGCGTGTTTAAGCTCTTCTTGGCCCTCGACGCGTTGAACGACATGGGGGTGGGGAGGGTCGTCGTAGTGGCGCCGTATCTCCCCTACGCGCGGCAGGATAGGCGGTTTAGGCCGGGGGAGCCCATCAGCGCTAAGGCTCTGTTGAAGACTTTGGCGAATCTCTCGGTGGGGGCCTTAGTGGCTGTGGACCTCCACAAGCCGTATATTGCCGACTACGTGCCGCGTGTCGCCGTGAGGAATGTGTACCCCGCCGAGGAGTTTGCGGAGAGGCTGAAGGGCGTCGACGCCGTGGTAAGCCCAGACTTCGGCTCGCTTCACAGGGCGGAGGCCGTCGCCCGCATCCTCGGCGTGCCTTATACGTACTTTGAGAAGTACCGGGATAGGGAGACTGGGGCCATCACCCTCATGCCCCGTAGGGACTTGGAGCTGAGGGGGGCCAGGGTGGCCATAGTCGACGACATTTTGTCGACGGGCGGAACTTTAGTGGACGCGTGTAAGGCGGCGAGGACTCTCGGGGCGTCTGAGGTCTACGCCGCGGTTACCCACTGCCAGTTGTTAAAAGACGCGAGGGAGAAGGCGAAGAGCTGCGTCGATAGGCTGATTTGTACAGACAGTATCTTGAACGAGTTTGCCGAAGTTAAGGTGGGCCCGCTCCTCCGCAGAGAGGTGGAGAAACTGCTATAG
- a CDS encoding histone deacetylase family protein — MKVVFSPVFKLHKPPYSHPEAPDRLDAVLKGAEEAGAAVQAPRAREDVWNLVSLAHERGYIEFVRRLCKEDYAQIDGDTYVSSGTCEAAALAVSAMADAVDAGETVLLAVRPPGHHAGFVGRALTAPTQGFCIFNTAAIGALYKGEGVAVVDIDVHHGNGTQEILYDKDLLYISTHQHPATLYPGTGYPDEVGTSKGEGFNVNIPLPPLTGDDAYAEAVEEVIEPILRQYDPKIIIVSLGWDAHRDDPLANMGLTINGYLRAISTILKLQKPTIFLLEGGYNRDVLRRGTAALIRLVDKGEEAAGEAPSKTDAKVYERFRRELGEVKRHVSKHWRL; from the coding sequence ATGAAGGTGGTGTTCTCCCCCGTGTTTAAGTTGCACAAACCGCCGTACAGCCACCCCGAGGCTCCCGACAGACTCGACGCAGTGTTAAAAGGCGCCGAGGAGGCCGGCGCCGCCGTCCAAGCGCCAAGGGCCAGAGAGGACGTGTGGAACCTCGTGTCGCTGGCCCATGAGAGGGGGTACATAGAGTTTGTGAGAAGGCTGTGTAAAGAGGACTATGCCCAAATCGACGGCGACACGTACGTCTCCTCTGGCACATGCGAGGCAGCGGCCTTGGCAGTAAGCGCTATGGCAGACGCCGTGGACGCAGGCGAGACAGTTTTGCTCGCAGTTAGGCCGCCCGGCCACCATGCGGGGTTTGTGGGGAGGGCGCTGACGGCCCCAACGCAGGGCTTCTGTATCTTCAATACTGCGGCAATTGGCGCATTGTACAAGGGGGAGGGCGTCGCTGTGGTAGACATCGACGTACACCACGGAAACGGCACACAAGAAATTCTCTACGACAAGGACCTACTCTACATCTCTACGCACCAGCACCCAGCCACGCTGTACCCAGGCACGGGCTACCCAGACGAAGTAGGCACAAGCAAGGGGGAAGGCTTCAACGTCAATATACCGCTCCCGCCTCTCACTGGAGACGACGCGTACGCCGAGGCAGTAGAGGAGGTTATAGAGCCAATCTTGCGGCAGTACGACCCCAAGATCATAATCGTGTCCCTGGGATGGGACGCACACAGAGACGACCCCTTGGCCAACATGGGGCTGACGATAAACGGCTACCTACGCGCAATTTCCACCATACTCAAACTCCAAAAGCCCACGATCTTCTTACTCGAGGGAGGCTACAACAGAGACGTGTTGAGGAGAGGCACTGCGGCGCTGATAAGGCTGGTGGACAAGGGCGAAGAAGCCGCCGGAGAAGCGCCTTCAAAGACCGACGCCAAGGTATACGAGAGGTTTAGGAGAGAGCTCGGCGAAGTAAAGAGGCACGTCTCAAAACACTGGCGCCTATAG
- a CDS encoding 2,5-diamino-6-(ribosylamino)-4(3H)-pyrimidinone 5'-phosphate reductase, whose amino-acid sequence MRPYVYLAAATTLDGRIASATGYSRLSCPIDLRRLHELRARVDAVIVGANTAIVDNPRLTVRYVEGRNPMRVLIDGALKVPTSLRMFDNSAPTLVFTTAKAPAEKIVELRARGVEVYVADGEKVDPAWVLSTLYQRGVRKVLLEGGGRTNWEFLHRCLVDEVVLTITPYIFGRGVSLVEGEGYPTKEDMPYSLVLQSVKTCECGQEVVLTYRVQCKK is encoded by the coding sequence ATGAGACCGTACGTCTACTTGGCCGCCGCAACGACGCTGGACGGGCGAATTGCCAGCGCCACCGGCTACTCACGCCTCTCCTGCCCCATCGACCTAAGGCGCCTCCACGAGCTCAGGGCGAGGGTAGATGCGGTAATCGTCGGGGCCAACACGGCCATTGTAGACAACCCCAGGCTCACAGTGAGGTACGTGGAGGGTCGAAACCCAATGCGCGTCCTCATCGACGGCGCGCTTAAGGTGCCCACCAGCCTCCGCATGTTCGACAACTCGGCCCCAACCCTCGTCTTCACTACGGCGAAGGCGCCGGCGGAGAAGATAGTCGAGCTTAGGGCGAGGGGCGTGGAGGTGTACGTGGCAGACGGCGAAAAAGTGGACCCCGCGTGGGTTCTCTCTACGCTTTACCAGAGGGGCGTGAGGAAGGTCCTCCTCGAGGGCGGGGGGAGGACAAACTGGGAGTTTTTACACAGATGTCTCGTGGACGAGGTGGTGTTGACAATCACGCCGTATATATTCGGCAGAGGAGTGTCCCTAGTAGAGGGGGAGGGGTACCCCACTAAGGAGGACATGCCCTACTCGCTGGTCCTCCAGTCTGTGAAAACCTGCGAATGCGGACAGGAGGTAGTGCTGACGTACCGCGTCCAGTGTAAAAAATAG
- a CDS encoding ATP-dependent DNA helicase has translation MDIFPYQEPRPFQREIYLTVYEALRRGRPALINAPTGLGKTAAVLSAAVKYALETGVKIHYAVRTRNELVAPLRELARLRERGVEVDYVVIKSRQDMCCYAQMKKMEYLAFLAECNLLKAMGKCEYYPPKEVDVSLRDVNTYVKYLCALRTCPYEYAKERLDKATVAVSTYYYVFGWERNLKGKVVIVDEAHALFDSVTSIYTLTATEQDLRAAYRECRKYGLVEEAGAIYRLLTLVRKTSGEVPDLLGELEAVNLDAAVREIVKRKAEEGKSPYTPLLLVRELRNALKSRLGYIAEVRTVDSSKALVLTPIDPVSIVKKAVEEAVNTIYISGTLPIKLFSEMLGLRDYYSLDISFRQYIPRENYISVIDIGVTTRYQERGEEMYLKLAERIAAVVNLSPGGVLAVFPSYEVMKAVRKYLRFSIPHWYEGGDGVSWGSLPEKFFIGAVARGRYTEGVEYTAGGKNYLTTVVVVGVPYPEPSPYLDRRVEALRPRMGELAWSAVYLYQALVSVRQAVGRLFRGPNDRGALIFLDRRYAEPEVWNNLRDLLEGSLIVNNVEEAADALEAFFTSSREAARGQWRL, from the coding sequence GTGGACATTTTCCCCTACCAAGAGCCGCGGCCCTTCCAGAGAGAGATCTACTTAACCGTATACGAGGCGCTGAGGAGGGGGCGACCGGCGTTAATAAACGCGCCCACTGGCCTCGGCAAGACGGCTGCTGTGTTAAGCGCTGCTGTGAAATACGCCCTTGAGACAGGCGTGAAGATACACTACGCCGTGAGGACGAGGAACGAGCTTGTAGCCCCCCTGCGCGAGCTCGCCAGACTGAGGGAGAGGGGCGTCGAGGTGGACTACGTGGTGATCAAGAGCAGGCAGGACATGTGTTGCTACGCCCAGATGAAGAAAATGGAGTACCTAGCCTTCCTCGCCGAGTGCAACCTCCTAAAGGCCATGGGCAAATGCGAGTACTACCCCCCGAAAGAGGTGGACGTGTCTCTCCGCGACGTGAATACCTACGTGAAATACCTCTGCGCACTGCGCACATGTCCCTATGAATATGCAAAAGAGAGGTTAGACAAGGCAACGGTAGCCGTCTCCACGTACTACTACGTATTTGGCTGGGAGAGAAATCTAAAGGGCAAGGTGGTAATCGTGGACGAGGCACACGCCCTCTTCGACTCTGTGACAAGCATCTACACACTCACAGCCACAGAACAAGACTTGAGAGCCGCCTATAGAGAGTGCAGGAAGTACGGCCTTGTAGAAGAGGCCGGCGCCATATACCGCCTCTTGACCCTGGTCAGAAAGACGTCAGGCGAAGTGCCCGACCTACTCGGCGAGCTAGAGGCCGTGAACTTAGACGCCGCAGTGAGAGAAATCGTTAAGAGAAAGGCGGAGGAGGGCAAGAGCCCGTACACTCCGCTACTATTAGTGAGAGAGCTCAGAAACGCGCTGAAGAGCAGGCTGGGGTACATAGCCGAGGTGAGGACAGTTGACTCCTCAAAGGCCCTGGTCTTAACCCCCATAGACCCCGTCTCGATAGTCAAAAAAGCCGTAGAAGAGGCCGTGAACACTATATACATAAGCGGCACTTTGCCCATCAAGCTGTTCTCCGAAATGCTGGGCCTTAGGGACTACTACTCTCTAGACATAAGCTTTAGGCAGTACATACCGCGGGAGAACTACATCTCGGTAATCGACATAGGCGTCACCACGAGATATCAAGAAAGGGGAGAGGAGATGTACCTCAAGCTAGCGGAGAGAATAGCGGCCGTGGTAAACCTCTCCCCAGGCGGCGTATTGGCAGTATTCCCCTCGTACGAGGTCATGAAGGCCGTTAGAAAGTACCTCCGCTTCTCCATACCCCACTGGTACGAGGGAGGCGACGGAGTGAGCTGGGGGTCTCTACCCGAGAAGTTTTTCATCGGCGCCGTGGCGAGGGGGAGGTACACAGAGGGCGTCGAGTACACGGCAGGCGGCAAAAACTACTTAACCACGGTAGTCGTGGTAGGGGTCCCCTACCCAGAGCCTTCCCCCTACCTGGATAGAAGAGTTGAAGCTCTGCGGCCCCGCATGGGCGAATTGGCGTGGAGCGCCGTCTACCTCTACCAAGCCTTGGTAAGCGTGCGGCAAGCGGTAGGTAGACTTTTCCGAGGCCCGAATGACAGAGGCGCCTTGATCTTCCTAGACAGACGCTACGCCGAGCCGGAGGTTTGGAACAACTTGAGGGACCTCCTCGAGGGATCCCTCATCGTCAACAACGTAGAGGAGGCGGCCGACGCGTTAGAGGCCTTTTTCACCTCTTCGAGAGAAGCCGCCAGAGGGCAATGGCGACTATGA
- a CDS encoding YkgJ family cysteine cluster protein: MWGDLRWFEVKFKCIKCGICCIGTEMELTAEDIRRIEAAGYKMEDFVVEKDGVYRLKNVDGHCVFYDPATRMCKIYDIRPIGCRLYPLVFNGSSVEVDKTCPTWHTVPKSEVARLGPYVVEFLKEVERAKVKIKLRL; the protein is encoded by the coding sequence GTGTGGGGCGATTTGAGGTGGTTTGAGGTGAAGTTCAAGTGTATAAAGTGTGGCATATGTTGCATAGGCACAGAGATGGAGCTCACGGCTGAGGACATAAGGCGAATCGAGGCCGCGGGGTACAAGATGGAGGATTTCGTGGTGGAGAAAGACGGCGTGTATAGGCTGAAGAACGTTGATGGGCACTGCGTCTTTTACGACCCTGCGACTAGGATGTGCAAGATATACGACATAAGGCCCATAGGGTGCCGCCTGTACCCCCTCGTGTTCAACGGCAGCAGCGTAGAGGTGGACAAGACTTGTCCCACTTGGCACACGGTGCCGAAGAGCGAAGTAGCCCGCCTAGGCCCCTACGTGGTTGAGTTTTTGAAGGAGGTCGAGCGCGCTAAGGTGAAAATTAAGCTAAGGCTTTGA
- a CDS encoding nicotinate phosphoribosyltransferase, translating to MFYTASPQEILEGRTTDVYFTRTVEVLKNAGLDKVRVRAEFHVASLPREYKWAVFTGLREVVDLLKGRSVTLYALPEGTLFYENEPLMVIEGPYVEFAVLETAILGIVRHYSSISTKAARIKKLVGDKVCLFFGARALHPAIQPMADRAAYLGGCDGVSTVLGAEKLGVRPTGTMPHALMIIFKAAMGDHALAWVWFDKTVPQDVPRIILADTFLDEREEALMAAKLLGERLYGVRLDTPGSRRGNMKKIVEEVRWTLDLHGYRHVKIFVSGGVDEQQIAALRDVADGFGVGTSIAFPPSVDVSMDIVEVEVEGKWVPVTKRGKLPGFKQLYDCGGRRVMAPWNAERPCGEPLLVKWLDNGVPVRDLPSDREIREYVLRQLGSVQL from the coding sequence ATGTTCTACACAGCGTCGCCGCAGGAGATTTTGGAGGGAAGGACGACGGACGTCTACTTCACGCGTACGGTTGAGGTGTTGAAAAACGCCGGTTTAGACAAGGTGAGAGTGCGGGCGGAGTTTCACGTGGCGTCGCTTCCCAGGGAGTACAAGTGGGCCGTCTTCACGGGGCTGAGGGAGGTGGTGGATCTTTTGAAGGGGCGCAGTGTGACGCTTTACGCGTTGCCGGAGGGGACTCTCTTCTATGAAAACGAGCCTTTGATGGTCATCGAGGGGCCGTACGTGGAGTTCGCGGTGTTGGAGACGGCCATATTGGGCATCGTGCGCCACTACTCGTCGATTTCCACTAAGGCGGCTCGGATAAAGAAGCTCGTCGGAGACAAGGTCTGTCTGTTTTTTGGGGCGCGGGCCCTCCACCCCGCCATTCAGCCGATGGCGGATCGCGCGGCTTACTTGGGCGGGTGCGACGGCGTGAGCACCGTGCTTGGGGCAGAGAAGCTGGGGGTAAGGCCGACGGGCACAATGCCGCATGCCCTAATGATAATATTTAAGGCTGCCATGGGCGACCACGCCCTCGCCTGGGTGTGGTTTGACAAGACTGTGCCGCAGGACGTGCCGAGGATTATCCTCGCCGACACTTTCTTAGATGAGCGGGAAGAGGCCTTAATGGCCGCCAAGCTCCTCGGCGAGAGGCTATACGGCGTGAGGCTGGACACACCCGGCAGCAGGCGCGGCAACATGAAAAAGATAGTGGAGGAGGTTAGGTGGACTCTGGACCTCCACGGGTATAGGCACGTGAAAATATTTGTCAGCGGCGGCGTGGACGAGCAACAGATCGCGGCGTTGAGAGACGTGGCGGACGGCTTCGGCGTCGGGACCTCTATAGCATTTCCGCCCTCTGTAGACGTTTCAATGGACATCGTAGAGGTGGAGGTGGAGGGCAAGTGGGTCCCCGTCACCAAGCGGGGGAAGCTCCCCGGGTTTAAGCAACTCTACGACTGTGGTGGGAGACGCGTAATGGCTCCTTGGAACGCCGAGAGGCCCTGCGGCGAGCCCCTCCTAGTCAAGTGGTTAGACAACGGCGTACCTGTAAGAGATTTGCCCAGCGACAGAGAGATAAGAGAGTATGTGTTGAGACAACTCGGCTCAGTTCAGCTCTAG
- a CDS encoding geranylgeranyl reductase family protein has translation MYDVVVVGAGPAGSTAAIVAGRLGLKAVVVDRLQPPREKPCGGGLTPRTQRLLNALGVEYPVYGRCDTIVVQAAGYRYEMRREPILVTRRPDFDYALLKQSGVEYVKDQVVEVRDNTAVGRAGEYAGEVIIGADGATSAVARSIGVYNYKGHKSHGIAYMTIASGPPRDICIIDFDAVINTVGKVGYAWIFPLKGGANIGAGTGWGKWLDLRELVAKYAESAGYKPGQILGHPLSLGHVEGVGRGNVILAGEAAGLVDATTGEGIYYAVASGALAALAAYAALKIYGKGKYASQVYEELVKPYVEEVKKTRVLSRAANYLSKSRTVVKLIGRRLLKLYTAVYTGEATYSLLLKPVPK, from the coding sequence ATGTACGACGTTGTAGTAGTGGGAGCAGGCCCCGCCGGCTCCACCGCCGCCATTGTGGCGGGCAGGCTCGGCCTCAAGGCAGTGGTAGTCGACAGACTACAGCCGCCTAGGGAGAAGCCGTGCGGCGGCGGCCTCACGCCTAGGACACAGCGCTTGTTAAATGCATTGGGAGTAGAGTACCCCGTGTATGGGCGGTGTGACACCATAGTGGTACAAGCCGCGGGGTATAGGTACGAGATGAGGAGAGAGCCCATATTAGTCACGAGACGGCCCGACTTCGACTACGCCCTCTTAAAACAGAGCGGGGTAGAGTACGTAAAAGATCAAGTGGTTGAGGTCAGAGACAACACCGCGGTGGGAAGAGCCGGCGAATACGCCGGAGAGGTGATCATTGGGGCAGACGGCGCCACCAGCGCCGTGGCCCGCTCCATAGGGGTGTACAACTACAAGGGCCACAAAAGCCACGGCATAGCCTACATGACCATCGCCAGCGGCCCCCCACGAGACATATGCATAATAGACTTCGACGCAGTGATAAACACAGTGGGAAAAGTGGGATACGCGTGGATCTTCCCCCTAAAAGGCGGGGCCAACATAGGCGCTGGAACTGGGTGGGGCAAGTGGCTCGACTTGAGGGAGCTCGTCGCAAAATATGCAGAATCCGCGGGGTATAAGCCAGGCCAAATCCTCGGCCACCCCCTCTCCCTGGGCCACGTCGAGGGCGTGGGCAGAGGAAACGTAATACTGGCTGGCGAAGCGGCGGGCCTCGTAGACGCCACCACGGGGGAAGGCATATACTACGCCGTTGCCTCAGGCGCCTTGGCGGCGCTGGCGGCCTACGCCGCATTGAAGATATACGGCAAGGGGAAGTACGCGAGCCAGGTATATGAGGAGCTTGTAAAGCCGTATGTAGAAGAGGTGAAAAAGACCAGGGTACTCTCCCGAGCCGCCAACTACTTGTCAAAGAGCAGGACTGTGGTCAAGCTGATCGGCAGAAGGCTCCTCAAGCTCTACACAGCGGTTTACACAGGAGAAGCCACCTACAGCCTCCTACTAAAGCCCGTACCCAAGTAG
- a CDS encoding GTP cyclohydrolase IIa translates to MHRVAVVTLRGYREWTESLGPRREHIIQRVQAGLHMALWRHFTSIGAFPHHTRYDAAVALVNNIPTTLIEKAVDKLKKASPVPVEYCIGTGPTPYEAYLSCGEAAGDGDNYAVLAHMDMVDSTHVTRANGPLHVYLQILHIISDLGDLCKRLGCIALYLGGDNVAVLLPEPKAAYEIAERVPVPVRVGVGVAKRPYTAFVKATKALDYLRSHGVVGVKVLK, encoded by the coding sequence GTGCACAGAGTGGCCGTTGTAACTCTGCGAGGCTATAGAGAGTGGACTGAGAGCTTGGGGCCGCGCCGAGAGCACATAATACAGAGAGTGCAAGCTGGGCTACACATGGCCCTGTGGAGGCACTTTACCTCTATCGGCGCCTTTCCCCACCACACCCGCTACGACGCCGCCGTGGCCCTCGTGAACAACATACCAACGACGCTCATAGAGAAAGCGGTTGATAAGTTGAAAAAGGCGTCCCCCGTCCCCGTGGAGTACTGCATTGGCACTGGCCCCACCCCATATGAGGCGTATTTGAGCTGTGGAGAAGCCGCAGGAGATGGCGACAACTACGCCGTGTTGGCGCATATGGACATGGTGGACAGTACACACGTAACTAGGGCAAATGGCCCCCTCCACGTCTACCTACAAATTCTCCACATAATCAGCGACCTCGGCGATTTGTGCAAAAGGCTTGGGTGTATAGCCCTGTACTTAGGCGGGGACAACGTGGCAGTTCTCCTCCCCGAGCCCAAGGCGGCATATGAAATAGCCGAAAGAGTCCCAGTGCCTGTGCGTGTTGGAGTCGGCGTAGCTAAGAGGCCCTACACGGCGTTTGTGAAAGCCACAAAGGCGTTGGACTACTTGAGAAGCCACGGCGTAGTGGGAGTGAAAGTGCTCAAATGA